In the genome of Pempheris klunzingeri isolate RE-2024b chromosome 3, fPemKlu1.hap1, whole genome shotgun sequence, one region contains:
- the toporsa gene encoding topoisomerase I binding, arginine/serine-rich a: MSAIKIALQQSQKSGRRKTSQAMSAEVSPDSKCPICLDIFNNISYLDICLHKFCFRCIHEWSKNKAECPLCKQPFNSIYHSIKSEQDFKKYDLQPLENGSFGTFGGVRFRYRTTLTGVHRQMQGRTSQPPDNGVMFEASSNPPQQRQDRYVRRMMMRLAAKRRAASEGRVVNNVREQEMVNFRRELYRRGVRVRSVRDGGRCRDTSAEFFSRNPACLHRLVPWLKRELIVLYGAHGSLVNIVQHIIMSRITRYDMEDGAIQEELRPFLQGRAEHFLHEFLSFAKSPFNMEAYDQHAVYDCPAPSSNEDSSSNSSVIAISEDEEHSVDLDPPGAPASALSQSIWDDETPGPSYSTTAEQSRAECLSVLDSDSDSSLAEETQESRASPLQMSPHNQTDMTQGEVNNEECLSYDSDDCVIISFIKPTAERTPELVQLSSDSDESATEDTKEVPLLPQHIRFSSLSPIASQSSDPSGGGRSENVERDQYHQLDSKERCSSSSSSKHKTSSKSNREDTNRFDSNEKSRERRWSEDKDHRRRRRSRSGERWHFSRSPVITHSSVSSLSREKVYSYSGGRDSYSKRDSHCKKRDGDHSYRSYRHYSQERNDSGTNYTERWPYYHSSRKYSDRHSYSRSRSRSRDSRRRDRRRSRSRTYSSSRSPSAKSRSHHDKPGGKRKYKTRHLEEPSQSALPNAYAEGVSPTSVTKHKKKSKEKHHKKSKERSRKTSRSLSVELVNEDNSHERSKRHHKKKKKHKKKSKRHKSNERTEKHSPTVITIDSDSDSCANDSATQASSINKDIPVDKNTDDPADPAPPHSPE, translated from the coding sequence ATGTCCGCAATCAAGATTGCCCTGCAGCAGAGCCAGAAGAGTGGCAGAAGGAAAACCTCTCAAGCAATGTCTGCAGAGGTGTCTCCAGACTCCAAGTGTCCCATCTGTTTGGACATTTTTAACAACATTTCTTACCTGGACATCTGCCTGCACAAGTTCTGTTTCCGCTGTATTCATGAGTGGTCCAAGAACAAAGCAGAGTGCCCTCTGTGCAAACAACCATTTAATTCTATTTATCACAGTATAAAATCAGAGCAGGACTTTAAGAAGTATGACCTGCAGCCGCTGGAAAATGGCTCTTTTGGGACTTTTGGGGGAGTGCGGTTTAGGTACCGCACAACGCTCACCGGAGTCCATCGACAGATGCAAGGAAGAACCTCGCAACCGCCAGACAATGGAGTAATGTTTGAAGCCTCATCAAACCCTCCGCAACAGCGGCAGGACCGTTACGTCCGACGCATGATGATGAGGTTGGCAGCCAAGAGGAGAGCTGCAAGTGAAGGCAGGGTAGTCAACAATGTCAGAGAGCAGGAGATGGTAAACTTCAGGAGGGAACTGTACCGAAGGGGAGTGAGGGTTCGGAGTGTTCGCGATGGCGGCCGCTGCCGAGACACGTCAGCTGAATTCTTCAGTAGAAATCCTGCCTGCCTACATAGACTCGTACCCTGGCTAAAACGAGAACTCATTGTGCTATATGGGGCTCACGGCTCTTTGGTCAACATAGTTCAACACATCATAATGTCACGCATTACACGTTATGACATGGAGGATGGAGCTATTCAGGAAGAACTCAGGCCGTTCCTCCAGGGGCGCGCAGAGCACTTTCTGCACGAGTTCCTCAGCTTTGCAAAATCCCCCTTCAATATGGAGGCATATGACCAGCATGCTGTCTACGACTGCCCAGCCCCTTCCTCAAATGAAGACAGCAGCTCCAACTCGTCTGTAATAGCTATCTCAGAGGATGAGGAACACTCAGTGGATCTGGACCCTCCAGGGGCTCCTGCATCTGCTTTGAGCCAGTCTATCTGGGATGATGAGACGCCTGGCCCGTCATATTCTacgacagcagagcagagcagggctgAGTGCCTGTCAGTCCTCGACTCAGACTCAGACAGCAGTTTAGCAGAGGAGACACAAGAGTCTCGGGCCTCTCCGCTGCAAATGAGTCCTCATAACCAAACAGACATGACTCAGGGTGAAGTTAACAACGAAGAGTGTTTGTCTTATGATAGTGATGACTGCGTCATTATAAGTTTTATTAAGccaacagcagagaggactCCTGAACTGGTTCAGCTCTCCTCTGACTCAGATGAGTCTGCCACTGAAGATACTAAAGAAGTGCCTCTTCTACCTCAGCATATCCGCTTTTCCAGTCTCAGTCCTATAGCTTCGCAGAGTAGTGATCCAAGTGGTGGTGGACGGTCAGAAAATGTAGAAAGAGACCAATATCATCAGTTGGACTCAAAAGAAAGATGCAGCTCCTCATCATCTAGCAAACACAAGACGTCCAGTAAGTCAAACAGAGAAGACACAAATAGATTTGACAGTAATGAAAAATCTAGGGAGAGGCGCTGGTCTGAGGACAAAGACCATAGAAGAAGGAGGAGATCAAGAAGTGGTGAGCGTTGGCACTTTAGCAGGAGTCCGGTTATCACCCACAGCAGTGTCAGCTCTTTATCCAGAGAAAAAGTTTATTCTTACTCCGGTGGCAGAGATAGTTACTCCAAACGTGACAGTCATTGTAAAAAGAGGGACGGTGATCACAGCTATCGCTCATATAGGCATTACAGCCAAGAGAGAAATGACAGTGGGACAAATTACACAGAGAGGTGGCCCTACTACCACAGTAGCCGCAAGTACTCTGATCGGCACTCATACTCTCGCTCTAGGAGCCGCAGCAGGGACTCGCGGAGACGGGACAGGAGGCGTTCTCGCTCTAGGACTTACTCCAGCAGTCGTTCCCCTTCAGCGAAAAGCAGATCTCACCACGACAAGCCTGGTGGAaagaggaaatacaaaacaagacatttggagGAACCGTCCCAAAGCGCACTTCCCAACGCGTATGCTGAAGGTGTCTCCCCCACCTCGgtaacaaaacacaagaaaaagagcaaagagaagcaTCACAAGAAGTCCAAAGAGAGGTCTAGAAAAACCAGCAGGAGCCTCAGTGTGGAACTCGTCAATGAGGACAACTCTCATGAGCGAAGCAAGCGTCACcataagaaaaagaagaaacacaagaagaaaagcaaaaggCACAAGAGTAATGAACGCACAGAGAAGCACTCACCCACCGTCATCACCATAGATAGTGACAGTGACTCTTGTGCTAATGACAGTGCCACCCAGGCCAGCAGCATTAACAAGGACATCCCTGTcgacaaaaacacagatgaccCAGCAGACCCCGCCCCTCCTCACTCTCCGGAGTAG
- the ndufb6 gene encoding NADH dehydrogenase [ubiquinone] 1 beta subcomplex subunit 6 produces the protein MSGYTPDEKLRFDQLTKLRRQWLKDQELSPREPVLPAKPPGAVAKFWAGFLEPKSLWRLYTYKAYRGGVFTLTRLLIPAWIAHYYVKYHIAQRPYGIVELKPRLFPGDTVLETGEVVPDLPETHGHH, from the exons ATGTCTGGGTACACACCAGACGAGAAGCTGCGGTTCGACCAGCTGACTAAGCTCCGGAGACAGTGGCTGAAGGACCAGGAGCTCAGCCCCAGGGAGCCCGTGCTTCCAGCCAAACCCCCCGGCGCCGTCGCCAAGTTCTGGGCTGGCTTTCTGGAGCCCAAGAGCCTGTGGAGGCTTTAC ACCTACAAAGCTTACAGAGGTGGAGTTTTCACACTAACACGGCTGTTGATACCTGCTTGGATTGCTCACTACTATGTGAAATACCATATTGCT CAAAGGCCATATGGCATTGTGGAATTGAAACCCAGGCTGTTCCCA gGTGACACGGTTCTGGAGACGGGTGAAGTTGTTCCAGATCTCCCCGAGACTCATGGTCATCACTGa
- the LOC139225134 gene encoding PRELI domain-containing protein 1, mitochondrial-like: MVKYFCNSTEIRSTWDHVVSAFWQRYPNPFSTHVLTEDVVYREVTADHRLLTRRLLMKTNRLPRWAECFFPSGMSRCVYIVEDSIVDPVKRSLTTYTWNLNHTTLMSVEERCVFQDSVEQPAITQLKREAWISSSVYGFSRPIQEFGLARFKSNQVKAMKGLEYALSNLQGETPQRLLRDPVKDASEKAKEAAKSLASAAAVPQKAQQYV, translated from the exons ATGGTCAAGTATTTCTGTAATAGCACAGAGATCAGGAGCACGTGGGACCACGTTGTCTCTGCTTTTTGGCAGAGGTACCCTAACCCATTCAG CACCCATGTTCTCACAGAGGACGTCGTGTACCGGGAGGTGACTGCGGACCACCGGCTCCTCACTAGACgactgctgatgaagaccaacCGGCTTCCTCGCTGGGCGGAGTGTTTCTTCCCCTCCGGCATGTCTCGCTGTGTGTACATCGTCGAGGACTCCATCGTGGACCCCGTCAAAAGGAGCCTGACCACCTACACCTGGAACCTAAACCACACAACTCTCATG TCGGTTGAAGAGCGTTGTGTTTTCCAAGACTCAGTGGAGCAGCCAGCCATCACCCAGCTGAAACGGGAAGCGTGGATATCCTCAAGTGTTTACGGATTCTCCAGACCCATTCAG GAGTTTGGATTGGCCCGCTTCAAGAGCAACCAGGTGAAGGCCATGAAAGGGCTGGAATATGCGCTGTCCAACTTACAGG GAGAGACGCCCCAGCGGCTGCTCAGGGACCCAGTGAAGGACGCATCAGAGAAGGCCAAGGAGGCGGCCAAGAGCCTGGCCTCAGCTGCCGCCGTCCCACAGAAAGCCCAGCAGTACGTCTGA